TCACGGGTCGGGTGGCTCTCCGATCCGGGTGACCCGGGGGGTCGATCCCTGATGTGTCTGGGTGAACTCGCGCAAGTGACCGAGGTGGGCCCTTCCACCGCCGTCGTGTCCAGCGGCGACCGCATTCGGACGGTCAGCCTGCTCACCCTGGCGGACCGGCTGACCCCCGGGGACTGGGTGCTCACCCACTCGGGATTCGCCCTGGCCCGGCTGACCCCGGAGGAAGCCCGTGAGGCCGCCGCGCTGCGGGCCACATCACCGACGATCCCGGAGAGACCCCGATGAGAAGAACGCTGCTGCCCCGGACCAGACGTGCGGGGTTGATGCTGGCCCTGGTGACCGCCGTGATCAGCGGC
This window of the Nakamurella panacisegetis genome carries:
- a CDS encoding HypC/HybG/HupF family hydrogenase formation chaperone, translating into MCLGELAQVTEVGPSTAVVSSGDRIRTVSLLTLADRLTPGDWVLTHSGFALARLTPEEAREAAALRATSPTIPERPR